One part of the Leptolyngbya sp. 'hensonii' genome encodes these proteins:
- a CDS encoding nucleotidyltransferase has protein sequence MANLQTQFNNFHNTIKVDFDDSQPLRNKRDLIVGNLKDGLKKLFPTNTPTFRFFNQGSYDLATGVEPLSGEDYDIDVGIIFNFSKSIYKPVQVKEWVYNALNTGSRTVEIKRPCVRVQYHSNGAKWFHVDLAVYSTDKDYLGNEVNYIAKGFIGSSEDKKIWEISEPFRLKELLKSKITDGSDREQFRRVIRYLKRWKDYNFSSTVAGRPTGIALTACCHNLFTSQKDRVYNPYTYSYAYQYNDQRALQNVVSGIVGMFTWNNKISVKLPVQPYNDLFEKMSDSQMLLMKMKIVTLRDVLLAASNETSSLNACIKLQKVFGDKFPIS, from the coding sequence ATGGCAAATCTACAAACTCAATTCAATAATTTTCACAACACTATCAAAGTCGATTTTGATGACAGCCAGCCATTGCGCAATAAGAGGGACTTAATCGTTGGCAACTTAAAGGATGGCTTGAAAAAACTGTTCCCTACAAATACACCTACATTTAGGTTCTTTAATCAAGGAAGTTATGATCTAGCAACAGGGGTTGAACCTCTTTCAGGAGAAGATTATGATATTGATGTAGGCATTATTTTTAATTTCTCAAAAAGTATTTACAAGCCAGTTCAAGTTAAAGAGTGGGTTTATAATGCTCTTAATACAGGATCAAGAACGGTAGAAATTAAAAGACCCTGTGTAAGAGTTCAATATCATTCCAATGGGGCTAAATGGTTTCACGTTGATTTAGCTGTTTATTCCACTGACAAGGATTATCTGGGAAATGAAGTAAACTATATAGCAAAAGGCTTTATAGGATCATCTGAAGATAAAAAGATTTGGGAAATATCTGAACCTTTTCGCCTTAAAGAACTTCTGAAGTCTAAGATTACTGATGGCTCTGATAGAGAGCAATTCCGTAGGGTTATAAGATATTTGAAAAGATGGAAAGATTATAATTTTTCCTCAACGGTAGCAGGACGACCAACAGGAATAGCTCTAACTGCTTGTTGCCACAATCTCTTCACATCTCAAAAAGATCGTGTATATAATCCTTACACTTATTCCTATGCTTATCAATATAACGATCAAAGAGCATTGCAAAACGTTGTAAGTGGAATAGTTGGCATGTTCACTTGGAACAATAAGATAAGTGTGAAACTGCCGGTTCAACCTTACAATGATCTTTTTGAGAAAATGAGCGATAGTCAAATGCTACTAATGAAAATGAAAATAGTTACTCTAAGAGATGTATTACTTGCTGCATCCAATGAAACTTCTTCCTTAAATGCATGTATAAAATTGCAGAAAGTGTTTGGCGATAAATTCCCAATCTCGTAA
- a CDS encoding HNH endonuclease, translating into MPRRQGGTNHASNLMAVHMVCHLQLHR; encoded by the coding sequence GTGCCACGCCGTCAAGGGGGGACAAATCATGCTTCTAATTTAATGGCTGTCCATATGGTCTGCCATTTACAATTGCATCGGTAA